GGCCGCGGCGACGACTGCTGCTTGTGGGAGCGCGTCAACTGCAGCAACATCACTGGGCGAGTATCACATCTCTATTTCTCAAACCTGTATGATTCTAATGAAGTGCTAGATGCACTCGGTCACTCGTTTTGGCGTTTCGACACAACGGTCTTCTCTTCATTCCCGGAGCTTCAGTTCCTGGATTTGTCCATGAACAATGCTACTTTCCAGAGCTGGGATGGTAAGTACGAGTCGCATGGCTCCATAGCCTTCCATGTCTCGCACGCATGTATGATCCACGGTTGACAGAACTTACTTTTGTAAATGGAAACGTTCTGGCCAGGTTTACTAGGATTGACCAAGCTTCGGTATCTCAAGCTCAATAACAACTGCTTGAATGGTACTATCCCGGCATCTATTGGGAAATTGGTTTCCCTGGAAGTCTTGCATCTTCAGTTTACTGGCGTTGGTGGAGTACTTCCGTCTTCAGGTCCAAAATGAACACTTCCTAGTATTCCTGGAGCAGAAGAAAATATATTGATGTTTATTATTGTTTTGCAATTTATAATAATCATCCATATGCATGTTTTTGCAGTTTTTGAAAGTCTTCGGAACCTGCGGGAATTGGATTTAAGTTCCAATCGACTAAATGGAAGCATTCCTTCATCATTGTTCTCACTTCCTCGTCTTGAGCACTTGAGTCTCTCACAAAATCTCTTTGAGGGGAGTATTCCTGTGACACTGTCTTCAAATATTACGTCAGCGTTAAAGACATTCAATTTTTCAATGAATAATTTGAGTGGTGAATTTTCCTTCTTCTGGCTGAGAAACCTCACCAAGCTCCAAAAGATAGATGTCTCAGGAAATGCTAATTTGGTTGTTGCGGTCAACTTTCCTAGCTGGTCACCTTCATTCCAACTGAAAGTGCTAGTCCTCTCTGGCTGCAACCTTGATAAGAACATTGTTAGAGAACCAATTTTTTTACGCACACAGCATCAACTAGAAGTGCTTGATTTGTCGAATAACAGCCTGTCTGGGAGCATGCCCAATTGGTTATTTACAGAGCAAGCCACATTAGTTTACCTTAATCTTGGAAATAACTCACTAACAGGGTCATTAGGTCCAATATGGTATCCCCAAATGAATCTACAAGCTATCAGTCTTCCTATGAACCGTATCTCCGGACATCTACCGGCTAACATCAGCTCAGTATTTCCAAATATGAGTTTTCTTGATGTTTCTAGCAATACGATTTCTGGAGAAATACCATCATCATTGTGCAACATTACTAGAATGGAATACCTGGACCTATCAAATAACAGTCTTTCAGGAGAATTGCCTAATTGCTTGCTCACTGAATATCCTATACTGACAACCTTGAAGGTCTCAAACAACAAACTTGGTGGCCCCATATTTGGTGGTACGAATCATTTGTCGATCAAACATGCATTATACCTTGATGGCAACAAATTTGAAGGAACACTGCCGCGATATCTAACAGCAGATTTCGATGCTCATGGAACATTGGATTTGCATGACAATAATTTATCAGGTAAACTCGATTTTTCACAATGGAACCTTTCCACTTTATGCACCTTGAGTCTTGCGGGCAATAGTCTAATCGGTGAAATCCATCCAAGCATTTGCAATTTGACAAGAATTATGCTTTTGGATCTATCTCATAACAACCTTTCAGGGGCTATACCAAACTGTATGACCGCATTAGAGCTTGATTTTTTTATCGTCTCTCATAATTCTTTGTCCGGACATATAgtacctttttctttcttcaataGCTCTACTGTCATGGCTTTGGATCTCAGTCACAACCAATTCAACGGAAACATTGAATGGGTACAATATCTAGGTGAAAGTAAGTACCTTTCACTGGGCAGCAACAAGTTTGAAGGGCAGATATCTCCCAGCCTTTGTCAGCTCCAGTCTTTAAGGATACTTGATTTCTCACACAACAGTCTATCAGGGCCATTGCCATCATGTATTGGAAACCTCTCATTTGGACAAAATCCAGTTGGTATCCCTTTATGGTCGCTAATCTGTGAGAATCACTTTAGGTACCCAATTTTCGATTACATCGGATGCTATGAAGAAAGAGGCTTCAGCTTCCGTACTAAAGGCAACATTTACATATACAAACACAATTTCATCAATTGGATGTCTGGCATCGACTTATCTGCAAACATGTTGTCTGGACAAATTCCCAGGGAGTTGGGAAATCTGGGACATATCAAGGCCCTCAATCTGTCCTACAATTTCTTTGCCGGACCAATCCCAGCAACCTTTGCAAGCATGAGTTCAGTTGAAAGCTTAGACCTATCCCACAACAAGCTGAGTGGAGCAATACCATGGCAGTT
This window of the Oryza sativa Japonica Group chromosome 4, ASM3414082v1 genome carries:
- the LOC4337209 gene encoding cuscuta receptor 1 produces the protein MSCSFPWGSFCFFLVVLCLPDSNISTSSHGCFVEERTALMDIGSSLTRSNGTAPRSWGRGDDCCLWERVNCSNITGRVSHLYFSNLYDSNEVLDALGHSFWRFDTTVFSSFPELQFLDLSMNNATFQSWDGLLGLTKLRYLKLNNNCLNGTIPASIGKLVSLEVLHLQFTGVGGVLPSSVFESLRNLRELDLSSNRLNGSIPSSLFSLPRLEHLSLSQNLFEGSIPVTLSSNITSALKTFNFSMNNLSGEFSFFWLRNLTKLQKIDVSGNANLVVAVNFPSWSPSFQLKVLVLSGCNLDKNIVREPIFLRTQHQLEVLDLSNNSLSGSMPNWLFTEQATLVYLNLGNNSLTGSLGPIWYPQMNLQAISLPMNRISGHLPANISSVFPNMSFLDVSSNTISGEIPSSLCNITRMEYLDLSNNSLSGELPNCLLTEYPILTTLKVSNNKLGGPIFGGTNHLSIKHALYLDGNKFEGTLPRYLTADFDAHGTLDLHDNNLSGKLDFSQWNLSTLCTLSLAGNSLIGEIHPSICNLTRIMLLDLSHNNLSGAIPNCMTALELDFFIVSHNSLSGHIVPFSFFNSSTVMALDLSHNQFNGNIEWVQYLGESKYLSLGSNKFEGQISPSLCQLQSLRILDFSHNSLSGPLPSCIGNLSFGQNPVGIPLWSLICENHFRYPIFDYIGCYEERGFSFRTKGNIYIYKHNFINWMSGIDLSANMLSGQIPRELGNLGHIKALNLSYNFFAGPIPATFASMSSVESLDLSHNKLSGAIPWQLTRLSSLSVFSVMYNNLSGCIPNSGQFGSFDMDSYQGNNLLHPASEGSECAPSSGHSLPDDGDGKGNDPILYAVTAASFVVTFWITFAFTSFRM